The sequence CTTTGGGCGGTCCGGTTGACTGCAGTGTTAGGCTGGCGGCGAAACCCCTGCAGGTCATTCTGGCGACGATGGTTGAGCATAGCCCGTTCGGACGCTGCCGTGTGTGCAGCACTGACCGTTCCCGACTGCCGCATCCCAAAGCTGCGATGCTTTGCGACGCCAAGCCGAAGCGCGGTTCTGACGAAGTGCGAACGGTTCAGGATTTGGCTCAACACAAGCCTGACAAACTGAATAAACCTGGCGGCCGTAATTTGAAGCGGCGTTCTTACGGAGAAGTGCTGTTTCCGGTTTTGGATCAGCGCAAAACCATCAGATTTAAATAAACCAGCAACGCCAATTAAAACCGCCTCAAACGGCACCGATGCGGTTTCCGTTAGCGACAGTTTGAAAGTGAGCGATTGCAAGGTTGGCACCAGCCTAACGTTGGAGGTAACGTGCAGCCGGAGCTGCGGAGCAGCGGAGGGAACCCAAAGCGCAGCTTTGGGCTGTCACGTTGACCGAAAGGTTAGGCGCTCTATTTCTTGGTGGTTCGCCTTGTGGTGCGTATTTCAATTGGCTCAGGATCGTGTATGTCTTCTGGTGAAAAAGAGTATCGCTCTTTAAGGTCATCAAAGTCTTTTCTTCCGAGAGCTTCATGCTGCACCATGAATTTATCGGTAAAATCGTCGCCGGCATGACATAACTTTAAGAATGACTCTAAAGTGTCTGCTTTCTGAAATGCACTGTATATTTCTGCGGCATTCGCCTCTAGGTTGGCTTCCCTGACAATGTAATTAATCATCGGCTCCAAATAAAATCTCTTTAACTTATATGAGGCTATTCTGTTGTGTTGCTTTGAAATGATTTGACTGGACTCATCCGGCGCAACAGATTTCAGAATGGTTTCGGTATATTCCCTTAGGGCTTTGTTTACGCTTTCGAGCTCCCCAATCTGTGCGGATAGATTGGACATGGTTGTTTCTTGACTCTTCCTTGAAAGGAAGTCGGCAAATAATCCGGCCCATTGGTCTTTAAGCCAGTTTGATATTTCGTCTAAATTTTCGAAGCCCCTTACAAAGTTATTGCGCTTTTGTCCGATTATTTCTTCAAGTAAGGTGAATATGTTAATGCTATCGACGTGCGCCCACTTTATGCTGGTGTTGTCTCGATTTGCTTTGTAGGTGTTAAATTCGGCGAGAACATTTTTCTCTACGAAGATAAATATTGGAATGTCTCTGTCGCGCGCTGCTATATATTCCTTTTTTGTTATGGAGTTGTATTGTTCGTATATTTTGTCTGTTTCTTTGTCCGGCACTTTTATTTCTGTTGATGCGGCACTTCCATAGCGACCACCAATGATGAGTACCAGCATGTGGCAAGTTGTGATTTCACTGTAGCAAGACTCATCTATCGAGTGGTCATGTCTAAATGGTATGTCACCACTCTCAAAAAGTACGGAATCGTACCCTAAAGATTCGATAAATATCTCAAGATGCTTTCTCGCATGCTTGAGGTCGTAATACGTAGAGCTGATAAATATTCTAGGTTTAGCCATGATGTCCTCCTTGAGTGAATTCTAAGTTGTTCCCTGAGCTTAATTGCGCCTAACGTTGGAGGTAACGTGCGGCCGGAACGCCGCAGGCGTGGAGGGAACC comes from Chitinimonas sp. BJYL2 and encodes:
- a CDS encoding DUF4062 domain-containing protein, which translates into the protein MAKPRIFISSTYYDLKHARKHLEIFIESLGYDSVLFESGDIPFRHDHSIDESCYSEITTCHMLVLIIGGRYGSAASTEIKVPDKETDKIYEQYNSITKKEYIAARDRDIPIFIFVEKNVLAEFNTYKANRDNTSIKWAHVDSINIFTLLEEIIGQKRNNFVRGFENLDEISNWLKDQWAGLFADFLSRKSQETTMSNLSAQIGELESVNKALREYTETILKSVAPDESSQIISKQHNRIASYKLKRFYLEPMINYIVREANLEANAAEIYSAFQKADTLESFLKLCHAGDDFTDKFMVQHEALGRKDFDDLKERYSFSPEDIHDPEPIEIRTTRRTTKK